One window of Terriglobia bacterium genomic DNA carries:
- a CDS encoding tetratricopeptide repeat protein: MAKRSKVKKPERNSSHPAFLDRLRKPEWLLVLAALLCDLNGWGHQFVVDDRARILSNPLVTDASRFIDIFSRPSDPTSEVATGLYRPLTVLSYAINSWVTGPHYDGFHLVNRLLHVLITLMVFWCIRLLIAKPPEVALFSALIFAAHPIQTEVVTYVSGRPDALAMLFFAAAWFYFLRLRTSGRPSGKYLWLSTIYYFLSLLSKENAVTFLGVAFLTDWLYENRRDGKSFWSLLKEGGWKAYAGLAAATSLILMIRVAVLKGLAPMQVDFYLNPLAYASIFPRTLTGSKILFQNLALFFYPRSLSADYSYNQVPLITPWNSVSSLLVLAGLGLLVVLLLWSYKRCREAFFGLAFFLITYSIVSNLVIPIGTIRADRLLYLPCLGLCVIVGVALTRWQSLAEKTGGRRVFQGCLVLLILILTARTVARNPDWKDEFTLYSQTAQTSPGSTKAHHELGNQYYSRKQYDLALEQYRMAESIQQSSDHAESLPLLVNLGNLYLRIDRAGDAVQSFQKALGLEPANRMARGGLGLAYLKLNQPDAAISEFDRLIHNDPSDTEARFNRGYALRMMQRIPEAIEEYQKVLEINPNFPKARAALNQLTAQPSK; encoded by the coding sequence ATGGCAAAGAGATCAAAGGTTAAGAAACCTGAGAGGAATTCTTCACACCCCGCCTTCCTGGATCGTCTCCGCAAACCGGAATGGCTCCTGGTCCTCGCGGCACTCTTATGTGACCTCAATGGCTGGGGCCACCAGTTTGTGGTTGACGATCGAGCCCGCATTCTCTCAAATCCGCTGGTGACCGACGCCAGCCGTTTTATTGACATTTTCTCCCGCCCCAGCGATCCCACTTCGGAAGTGGCCACGGGTCTTTACCGGCCCCTCACCGTGCTCAGCTACGCGATCAATTCATGGGTGACCGGTCCGCATTATGATGGATTTCATCTGGTGAACCGGCTTCTGCATGTTTTGATTACCTTGATGGTGTTCTGGTGCATCCGGCTCTTGATCGCGAAACCTCCGGAGGTCGCCCTTTTCTCCGCCTTGATCTTTGCGGCCCATCCGATCCAGACCGAAGTCGTCACCTACGTCAGCGGCAGACCGGACGCCCTGGCCATGCTGTTCTTTGCCGCAGCCTGGTTCTATTTTCTGCGGCTACGCACCAGCGGCCGACCCTCAGGGAAATACCTGTGGCTATCGACGATTTATTATTTTCTCAGCCTTCTCTCCAAGGAAAATGCCGTTACCTTTCTGGGCGTCGCATTCCTGACGGACTGGCTTTATGAAAACCGGCGAGACGGAAAGTCCTTCTGGAGTCTGCTTAAGGAAGGGGGATGGAAAGCCTATGCAGGGTTGGCCGCGGCGACCAGCCTGATTCTGATGATCCGTGTGGCGGTATTGAAGGGTTTGGCGCCCATGCAAGTGGATTTCTACCTCAATCCCCTGGCGTATGCCTCCATTTTCCCGCGAACCTTGACCGGCTCGAAAATCCTGTTTCAGAATCTCGCCCTTTTCTTTTATCCCCGCTCGCTCTCGGCGGATTATTCCTATAATCAGGTCCCGCTGATCACGCCATGGAATTCTGTTTCTTCCCTGCTGGTTCTCGCGGGCTTGGGACTGCTTGTCGTTCTCCTCCTGTGGAGTTACAAGCGTTGTCGTGAGGCTTTTTTCGGCCTTGCTTTCTTTCTGATCACTTACTCCATTGTCAGCAACTTGGTTATCCCCATCGGAACGATCCGAGCCGATCGCCTGCTTTACCTGCCCTGCCTGGGCTTGTGCGTGATCGTGGGAGTTGCCCTGACCCGGTGGCAGTCTCTCGCAGAAAAAACGGGTGGGCGCCGTGTTTTCCAGGGATGTCTGGTCCTATTGATTCTGATCCTCACGGCCCGCACTGTTGCACGAAACCCGGACTGGAAAGATGAATTCACCCTCTACTCCCAAACCGCGCAGACGTCTCCGGGGAGCACCAAGGCGCACCACGAACTGGGGAATCAATATTACTCCCGCAAACAATACGACCTTGCCCTCGAGCAATACCGGATGGCTGAATCCATTCAGCAGTCATCGGATCATGCCGAATCGCTTCCACTCCTCGTGAATCTCGGCAATTTGTATCTAAGGATCGACCGTGCCGGGGACGCGGTTCAGAGTTTCCAGAAGGCCCTGGGACTCGAGCCTGCAAATCGGATGGCGCGTGGCGGCCTGGGGCTCGCTTACCTCAAGCTCAACCAGCCCGACGCCGCGATTTCCGAATTCGATCGATTGATTCACAACGATCCCTCGGACACCGAGGCCCGTTTCAACAGAGGTTACGCGCTGCGGATGATGCAAAGAATCCCCGAAGCCATCGAGGAATATCAGAAGGTGCTCGAAATCAATCCCAATTTCCCCAAGGCCCGTGCGGCTTTGAATCAACTGACAGCACAGCCATCAAAGTGA
- a CDS encoding acyltransferase, which produces MPRNVRCGLIQASNAVPADHPLQEIKDGMIAKHLKMIEEAGKKKVQILCLQEIFSGPYFCAEQKEHWYKSAEKIPDGPTVQLMQEQARKYGMALIVPIYELEMDGLYYNTAAILDGTGKYLGKYRKTHIPHVAPGFWEKFYFRPGNLGYPVFDLGFARIGVYICYDRHFPEGARALGLHGAEIVFNPSATVAGLSEYLWKLEQPAHAVANGYFVGAINRVGYEDPWRIGEFYGTSYFCDPRGQIIAEASRDKDELLVADLNLDKIQEVRSTWQFFRDRRPELYHDLVDL; this is translated from the coding sequence ATGCCTCGTAATGTGCGCTGTGGTTTGATTCAAGCCTCCAACGCCGTCCCTGCTGACCACCCCCTCCAGGAGATCAAAGACGGAATGATCGCCAAGCACTTGAAGATGATCGAGGAGGCGGGCAAGAAGAAGGTGCAGATCCTTTGCCTCCAGGAAATCTTCAGCGGCCCTTACTTTTGCGCGGAACAGAAGGAGCATTGGTACAAGTCCGCTGAAAAGATTCCCGACGGCCCGACCGTCCAATTGATGCAAGAACAGGCCCGCAAGTACGGGATGGCACTCATTGTTCCCATTTACGAGTTGGAGATGGATGGGCTCTATTACAATACCGCCGCCATCCTGGACGGAACGGGGAAGTATCTGGGGAAATACCGAAAGACCCATATTCCGCACGTGGCGCCCGGATTTTGGGAAAAGTTCTATTTCCGGCCGGGCAATCTGGGATATCCGGTATTTGATTTGGGCTTTGCCAGGATCGGCGTTTATATCTGTTACGACCGCCATTTCCCTGAAGGAGCGCGCGCCCTCGGTCTGCATGGAGCGGAGATCGTGTTCAACCCTTCCGCCACCGTGGCCGGACTCAGTGAATACCTGTGGAAGCTCGAGCAGCCTGCCCACGCGGTGGCCAACGGTTATTTTGTCGGCGCCATCAACCGCGTCGGCTATGAAGACCCCTGGCGCATCGGGGAGTTCTATGGAACCTCCTACTTCTGCGATCCCCGCGGCCAGATTATTGCCGAGGCATCCCGCGACAAGGACGAACTGCTGGTGGCCGATCTGAATCTTGACAAGATCCAGGAGGTCCGCTCCACCTGGCAGTTCTTCCGTGACCGTCGCCCCGAACTTTACCACGACCTCGTGGATCTATAA
- the purM gene encoding phosphoribosylformylglycinamidine cyclo-ligase codes for MEKSVETVLNYKSAGVDLEAAREAKNHIKRLAQKTFTKGVLSEIGSFGGLYSLAGEIKKIEDPVLVSSADGVGTKLKVAFAMGIHNTVGQDLVNHCVNDILVHGAQPLFFLDYIASGRLRPAVVAQVVDGIAVACKANVCALIGGETAEMPDFYPPDEYDLAGFIVGMVSRKKLIDGSNIKAGDVLLGLPSSGLHTNGYSLARKIFFDHAKLKASSSIRGLDDTIGETLLQPHRSYLKVLRGLNDRGVVSGLAHVTGGGLTHNIPRILPRNCQAQINVATWPVPPVFDVLKRLGNLEFNEMYRTFNMGIGMVIVIDESKVATAVSHFKKVREKFYVIGKIIRGDKKVVYV; via the coding sequence CTGGAAAAATCCGTGGAGACTGTACTGAATTACAAATCAGCCGGGGTAGATCTTGAGGCGGCCCGTGAGGCCAAGAATCACATCAAGCGGTTGGCCCAGAAGACCTTCACCAAGGGGGTCCTCAGCGAGATCGGCAGCTTCGGCGGATTATATTCCCTGGCCGGCGAAATCAAGAAGATCGAGGACCCCGTCCTCGTGTCTTCGGCGGATGGGGTGGGGACCAAGCTCAAGGTTGCTTTTGCCATGGGCATTCATAATACCGTGGGACAGGACCTGGTCAACCACTGCGTCAATGACATCCTCGTACATGGGGCGCAACCGCTTTTTTTCCTGGATTATATCGCCTCCGGGCGGTTGAGGCCGGCTGTCGTGGCTCAGGTTGTGGATGGCATTGCGGTGGCCTGCAAGGCCAACGTGTGTGCCCTGATCGGTGGAGAGACGGCTGAAATGCCTGATTTTTATCCCCCCGATGAGTATGACTTGGCCGGGTTTATCGTGGGCATGGTCAGTCGAAAGAAACTGATTGATGGAAGCAATATCAAGGCCGGCGATGTGCTCTTGGGGCTGCCTTCGTCCGGATTGCATACCAACGGCTATTCTCTCGCCCGCAAGATCTTCTTCGACCATGCCAAGTTGAAGGCCAGTTCGTCAATCCGGGGCTTGGACGACACCATAGGGGAAACGCTTCTCCAGCCGCACCGGAGCTACCTGAAGGTTCTGCGGGGATTGAATGACCGGGGGGTGGTCAGCGGTTTGGCGCATGTCACGGGAGGTGGGTTGACCCACAATATCCCCCGAATCCTGCCCCGCAACTGCCAGGCTCAAATCAATGTGGCCACGTGGCCGGTTCCGCCGGTTTTCGATGTCCTTAAACGGCTGGGAAACCTTGAATTTAACGAGATGTACCGCACCTTCAACATGGGAATCGGGATGGTCATTGTCATCGACGAGTCGAAGGTGGCGACGGCAGTCAGCCACTTCAAGAAAGTCAGGGAGAAGTTTTATGTAATCGGAAAGATCATTCGTGGCGATAAGAAGGTAGTGTATGTCTAG
- the purN gene encoding phosphoribosylglycinamide formyltransferase, protein MPKKKLGILLSGRGSNFEAIADNVEKGVLEAEIAIVISNVADARGLEVARRRNLNACFVDPRGKSREEYDREVVALLLKHKVDLICLAGYMRILSTYFIQQFPYRILNIHPALLPAFKGLDAQKQALEYGVKITGCTVHFVDEGVDSGPIVLQSTVPVREDDTEDLLAGRILREEHLLYSKAIALVLQGRCRVEGRCVRVQSPSVNAR, encoded by the coding sequence ATGCCGAAAAAAAAGCTCGGAATTCTGTTATCGGGGCGCGGATCGAATTTTGAGGCCATTGCGGACAACGTCGAAAAGGGGGTGTTGGAAGCCGAGATCGCCATTGTTATTTCGAATGTCGCCGACGCGCGCGGGCTGGAGGTGGCGCGACGGAGGAATCTGAATGCGTGTTTTGTAGATCCCCGCGGGAAATCCCGTGAAGAGTATGACCGCGAAGTCGTTGCCCTCCTGTTGAAACACAAGGTTGACCTCATCTGCCTTGCCGGTTACATGCGGATCCTGAGTACGTACTTCATTCAACAGTTTCCGTACCGCATCTTGAACATCCATCCCGCTTTGCTGCCGGCCTTCAAAGGGCTTGACGCCCAGAAACAGGCGCTGGAATACGGCGTCAAGATCACAGGATGCACCGTCCATTTCGTGGATGAAGGGGTCGATTCCGGGCCCATCGTCCTTCAATCGACCGTTCCGGTGCGGGAGGATGATACCGAGGACCTGCTTGCCGGTCGGATTCTTCGAGAAGAACATCTCCTCTACTCAAAGGCCATCGCGCTGGTCTTGCAGGGACGATGCAGGGTCGAAGGTCGATGCGTCCGCGTCCAATCGCCCTCGGTCAATGCAAGGTGA
- a CDS encoding carboxypeptidase regulatory-like domain-containing protein: MRAVLRVSVILYVLLFLLVGGSTSVQAQSTLNLPRLVEQGGRFTGIAIANPSNRSAAIRLQLYDEGGNAIGLPAKGAVLKLGPGAQMAQFDNQLFPLQTGFRGWAQIISDDNSNLRGFYLVGDEAVTVLDGTNGAQAYREQILPFLANDANTDTEINVVNPSDQIASVSLRTIASDGTVSVFGTVGLTLQPHAVFRRSTKDIFSSRNYADGSYFSITSNVALLAMELVENHAEPSLACLNGVNVNAAGRVMNFPHAVLGGDYFSILGVINLLDIAQSVSISLYQQDGVLLNTGSIPNPVSVTLNPKASLRKSLVDLFGLGSSLTSVTGAWVKVEANFGPISGFIAYGNFSNPTLAAVAPQVRPLNEMVFSHLAPQALGYFTGVALLNVNSAAASVRLTAIDRNGVTVAVRNLRLDPNQKIAQTVADLLPEAKDQVGGSLVVVSDQSLFAVELFGSTNFSVLANVPPDDLTASYVPLDLGKFVLSGKLTQENGAPLPGAAVRLSGSVQGTTVTTDEGGEYVFLNVPNGNYAVEPTLKNFEFSPTALSASVNNSNVGDADFQGKRLPVLAVTSISPPNGPVGSPVTLHGAGFSLNVSENLVHFFGTLGAATVLKSPPPTDDTITVLVPGSARTGGVVVSVGSNVSNQIQFSVTEGNSTSVQIPSAAPSSVAISGLGNLALVGHSERGTISLVSLTPNPGLVQDLTLSTANNAEILSVATDDDGRGGGTSRDDDIGFFNIEEVAFKALRAKVAKLGAKFDRPELTQGDQVLLTTSDVQFVQLPRGSNPVSLAFEPFGRFAMTANQGTDSISFVEFIGKLNPTLRGTLSLPPGSQPVSVSVAANGTRALVANAGTNSVSVVEFAATPGGFLSGNLQPVLTRNFLLNSRPNSVAINLDAARGVTANADNTASILDLDGPADDSAVTTFTLPKFSPGPPSAVSVALAPNGSYAIVTSRDPDGNAYLSILSLEGVPEVAFVQVLPSGAGTSAVTIGPNSSSIMVANPRLGNVSVFNPVPGSVSLDTLSLSRSQVKQTVTLIGTGFSPDSKNNVVRFRGKSQTTIPAPVLSMPSGHEITVEVPVDAISGPVTVNVGRASSNEQFFVVLPEGQQGVAPSIDAIVPRLLTRNLTNRLLISGKGFNDQSIVEVDLGDGAGPQRLTSVLGFATVTVLSPAGIQVLIPGADLLGVPSRITLDVFNPPPGGGRSNSVPLSIVGTSDNGPIRIP; encoded by the coding sequence ATGCGAGCCGTTCTAAGAGTGTCCGTGATTCTTTATGTCTTGCTTTTCCTGCTCGTGGGGGGATCGACGAGTGTGCAGGCGCAGTCTACTCTGAACCTCCCTCGGCTGGTGGAACAGGGGGGCCGTTTTACCGGGATTGCCATTGCCAATCCCAGCAATCGATCTGCGGCCATCCGGCTCCAGCTCTACGATGAAGGAGGCAATGCGATCGGACTTCCCGCCAAGGGAGCGGTTTTGAAGTTGGGCCCGGGCGCTCAAATGGCTCAGTTCGATAACCAGTTGTTTCCCCTTCAGACGGGATTTCGCGGTTGGGCTCAGATTATCTCGGACGACAATTCCAATTTACGCGGCTTCTACCTCGTCGGAGACGAGGCCGTGACAGTGCTCGATGGGACCAACGGCGCCCAGGCATATCGAGAACAGATCCTGCCCTTCCTGGCGAACGACGCCAACACCGATACCGAAATCAATGTCGTTAATCCCAGTGATCAGATCGCATCCGTCAGTCTCCGGACCATTGCCTCCGATGGAACCGTGTCCGTGTTCGGGACGGTCGGGCTTACCTTGCAACCGCATGCCGTTTTTCGGAGGAGCACGAAGGACATCTTCAGCTCCCGGAATTATGCAGATGGTTCTTATTTTTCCATAACCTCCAACGTCGCGCTGCTGGCGATGGAATTGGTGGAGAATCACGCCGAACCCTCCCTGGCTTGTTTGAATGGTGTGAACGTGAATGCGGCGGGGCGTGTGATGAACTTTCCCCATGCGGTGCTGGGCGGGGACTATTTTTCCATCCTGGGCGTTATCAATCTGCTGGACATCGCGCAATCGGTCAGCATTTCGTTGTACCAGCAGGATGGCGTCCTGTTGAACACCGGTTCGATTCCCAATCCCGTTTCGGTCACGCTCAACCCGAAGGCCTCCCTCCGCAAGTCGTTGGTTGATCTGTTTGGGTTAGGATCGTCGCTGACCTCAGTGACGGGTGCCTGGGTCAAGGTGGAGGCGAACTTCGGTCCCATCAGCGGGTTTATTGCCTACGGGAATTTCTCTAACCCCACGCTGGCGGCCGTGGCCCCGCAAGTGCGCCCGTTGAATGAGATGGTGTTTTCGCATCTCGCCCCGCAAGCACTCGGATATTTCACGGGAGTTGCCTTGCTGAACGTGAATTCGGCCGCTGCTTCGGTCCGGTTGACGGCCATTGACCGGAACGGTGTGACGGTAGCCGTTCGAAATCTCCGTTTGGATCCCAATCAGAAGATCGCTCAAACGGTCGCTGACCTGCTCCCCGAGGCGAAGGATCAGGTAGGCGGATCGCTGGTGGTTGTTTCGGATCAATCCCTCTTTGCCGTGGAGCTGTTTGGATCAACGAATTTCAGCGTGTTGGCCAACGTGCCTCCCGACGACCTCACCGCCTCGTACGTCCCGCTGGATCTGGGCAAGTTCGTGCTGAGTGGAAAACTCACGCAGGAGAATGGTGCTCCCCTCCCGGGGGCGGCCGTCCGGTTGAGCGGTTCGGTTCAAGGAACGACGGTCACCACCGATGAGGGAGGGGAGTATGTCTTTCTGAACGTCCCCAATGGAAACTACGCGGTGGAACCCACCCTCAAAAACTTTGAGTTTTCACCGACGGCCCTCTCGGCTTCGGTCAACAACTCGAACGTGGGAGACGCGGACTTCCAAGGGAAACGGCTTCCCGTCCTTGCAGTCACTTCTATTTCTCCGCCCAACGGCCCCGTGGGCTCTCCGGTGACGTTGCATGGAGCGGGATTCAGCTTGAATGTGTCGGAGAATCTCGTTCACTTCTTCGGGACGCTGGGCGCTGCCACGGTGCTGAAGAGTCCTCCCCCCACTGACGATACCATTACCGTATTGGTGCCGGGCTCCGCGAGGACGGGCGGAGTGGTGGTCAGCGTCGGGAGCAATGTAAGCAATCAAATCCAATTCAGTGTGACGGAAGGTAATTCCACTTCGGTGCAAATCCCCAGCGCCGCTCCCTCGTCGGTGGCCATCAGTGGTCTCGGGAATCTGGCTTTGGTCGGGCACAGTGAGCGGGGGACCATCAGCCTGGTGTCATTAACACCGAACCCCGGGCTGGTTCAGGATCTGACCCTTTCGACGGCAAACAATGCGGAGATTTTGTCGGTCGCCACGGATGACGACGGCAGAGGGGGCGGGACCTCGCGGGATGACGATATCGGTTTTTTCAATATCGAAGAGGTGGCCTTCAAGGCCCTCCGGGCAAAGGTGGCCAAGTTGGGGGCGAAGTTCGATCGTCCGGAGTTGACTCAGGGCGATCAGGTGCTTCTCACGACTTCCGACGTGCAATTCGTACAACTTCCCCGGGGAAGCAATCCGGTGTCTCTGGCGTTTGAGCCTTTTGGTCGATTTGCAATGACGGCAAACCAGGGGACGGATAGTATTTCCTTCGTGGAGTTCATCGGCAAGCTCAATCCCACGCTTCGGGGAACGCTGAGTCTGCCGCCTGGAAGTCAGCCCGTGTCGGTCTCCGTGGCCGCCAATGGCACCCGGGCCCTGGTTGCCAACGCCGGGACCAATTCGGTTTCGGTCGTCGAATTTGCGGCGACCCCCGGGGGATTTCTTTCGGGCAATCTACAACCCGTCCTCACCCGTAATTTTCTCCTGAATTCGCGCCCCAACAGCGTGGCCATCAATCTGGACGCTGCCCGCGGGGTGACCGCGAATGCGGATAATACCGCGTCTATCCTTGATCTGGATGGCCCCGCCGACGATTCCGCAGTCACCACTTTCACGCTTCCGAAATTCTCGCCCGGCCCTCCCTCGGCCGTCAGTGTCGCCTTGGCGCCGAATGGCAGTTATGCCATCGTGACCAGTCGCGATCCTGATGGGAATGCGTACTTGAGCATCCTCTCTCTGGAAGGGGTCCCGGAAGTGGCGTTCGTTCAGGTGCTCCCGTCCGGGGCGGGAACTTCGGCGGTGACAATAGGACCCAATAGCTCCTCGATCATGGTGGCAAACCCGCGCCTCGGCAACGTGTCCGTGTTCAACCCTGTGCCGGGCAGTGTGTCCCTCGATACCCTGTCGCTGTCGAGATCGCAGGTCAAGCAAACGGTGACGCTCATCGGAACCGGGTTCAGCCCTGATTCCAAGAATAATGTAGTGCGATTTCGCGGCAAGTCTCAGACCACCATCCCGGCTCCCGTCTTGTCGATGCCTTCGGGCCATGAGATTACCGTCGAGGTCCCGGTGGACGCGATTTCCGGCCCCGTTACCGTCAACGTGGGGCGTGCCTCCAGCAACGAACAGTTCTTTGTGGTCTTGCCGGAGGGCCAGCAGGGCGTTGCGCCGTCGATTGACGCCATCGTCCCGCGCCTCCTGACGCGCAACTTGACGAACCGACTGCTGATCTCGGGAAAAGGATTCAACGATCAATCCATCGTGGAGGTCGATCTCGGGGATGGCGCGGGACCACAGCGGCTGACCTCAGTGCTTGGATTTGCCACTGTGACGGTCCTGTCGCCGGCCGGGATCCAGGTTTTGATTCCAGGTGCGGATCTGCTGGGCGTGCCTTCCCGGATCACTCTCGATGTTTTTAATCCGCCGCCCGGAGGCGGAAGGTCCAACAGTGTTCCCCTCTCCATCGTGGGAACGTCCGACAATGGTCCAATCCGAATTCCTTAG
- a CDS encoding tetratricopeptide repeat protein, producing MRKLISCGLLSFLLVASAALWAQPPAGSPGVESRLKQAAALVEKGDWKAVEEILLPLLSELREQHDEQNTATASFLLSRAKTAQGDYQGAITLDEFLLKFYQEHKNPASVVEVSNHLGAIYSALGKSQQAEVNFSRALQVAEEIKNPNGTLVAVNGLAGVFADRRDFDKSLEYYRRALDLSVSVGNKRRQAAVLQNTGLLYSSMGDYTSALQYFDKALPLYKELNNPSLMARLFINLSDAYLSVGEYLKARDAAKQAYEMAQQNALAPLEMNALHNLGWAMHYRGDYKAAIDNYLAALALAQSIKDSRNEGDILNSIGEAYFRLGDFKTAANYHQRALEKVREFNRPVLTGLLLRNVAGDYANSQKVGEAISTLSEALALAEKEKDRSLKGFAANDLGALYLDQGDPAKAREYFDRALQVRREIGDKRGEAETLMYLGMLEFQAKHFEAAARHFDGAISTAKAIGHPETLWRAEWGKARVLQEQDKKTDAITALKDSVDVIEEIRRSVAPNTLADAMFFANKQGVYELLIQLLIETGDHEKAYEYLERSKSKQLQDKIKLTSIPFKSAQVRGLMNEAEDLFDAEARLREQLVAERAKTEPLRSSRKIDHLSELLAANKSQFFRVVNELRQIHPDYERFVTVKPPSLAKVQRLIPADALVLEYFPSETALYIFEITNTEFKLRSVAVSREQLNSLVKTYRGEMRSTVDQLRARMLTRTRRIRGPAPAEVGQSSMPTVRAAVVQLYRDLITPVEEDMATKKVITIIPSGLLYYLPFPALAKEENGSLKYLIESKAVSYLSSSDLFDLVFVKNHSDERDNLVAFGNPDGTLPSALDEVERLKLIYPNSKVYMLWEAKKERLFDLPKGTDLLHLATHGRLDSADVNESYIKMASEGTKGMGKLRLSEIYDLPLENTSLVTLSACETALGEKDPGTEIASLAQAFSIAGANTVVASLWAVYDPSTAEIMDSFYHELRKGVPKAEALQHAQIAILHNPKYANPYFWAPFIMLGDWR from the coding sequence ATGCGAAAATTAATCTCCTGTGGCCTTCTGAGTTTTCTTCTTGTGGCGTCTGCCGCTCTTTGGGCGCAGCCTCCGGCAGGGAGTCCGGGCGTTGAGTCGCGGCTGAAGCAGGCGGCTGCGCTGGTGGAAAAAGGCGATTGGAAGGCGGTCGAAGAGATTCTCCTCCCTCTCCTGAGTGAACTTCGCGAACAACACGATGAGCAGAATACCGCGACCGCCTCGTTCCTGTTGTCCCGCGCAAAGACGGCCCAGGGTGACTACCAGGGAGCCATCACCCTGGATGAATTTCTTCTGAAGTTCTACCAGGAGCATAAGAACCCCGCGTCCGTCGTTGAAGTCAGCAATCATCTGGGCGCGATTTACTCCGCCCTCGGAAAATCGCAACAGGCTGAAGTTAATTTTTCCCGCGCTTTGCAGGTGGCCGAGGAGATCAAAAATCCCAACGGGACCCTGGTGGCCGTCAACGGACTGGCGGGTGTCTTCGCGGACCGTCGCGACTTTGACAAGTCGCTCGAGTATTACAGGCGGGCCCTCGACCTGAGCGTTTCGGTCGGAAACAAGCGGCGACAAGCCGCCGTCCTGCAGAATACCGGCCTGCTCTATTCCAGCATGGGAGATTACACTTCCGCCCTTCAGTACTTCGACAAGGCGCTCCCCTTGTACAAAGAGCTGAACAATCCCTCCTTGATGGCCCGGTTGTTCATTAATCTCTCCGATGCCTACCTCTCGGTGGGCGAGTACCTGAAGGCGCGGGATGCCGCCAAACAGGCATACGAAATGGCGCAGCAAAATGCGCTTGCCCCGCTGGAGATGAACGCGCTTCACAACCTGGGATGGGCGATGCATTACCGGGGTGACTACAAGGCGGCTATCGATAATTATCTGGCAGCCCTGGCCCTCGCCCAATCCATCAAGGATTCACGCAATGAGGGTGACATCTTGAATTCAATCGGGGAAGCATATTTTCGGCTCGGTGATTTCAAGACGGCCGCGAACTACCATCAGCGGGCCCTTGAGAAAGTGCGGGAATTCAACCGCCCCGTTCTCACGGGACTGCTTTTGCGCAACGTGGCGGGGGACTACGCGAATTCCCAGAAAGTGGGCGAGGCCATCAGTACCCTGTCTGAGGCGCTGGCCTTGGCGGAAAAAGAAAAAGACCGGAGTTTGAAGGGCTTTGCGGCGAATGACCTGGGCGCCCTCTACCTTGACCAGGGAGATCCGGCCAAGGCGAGGGAATACTTCGACCGGGCCCTTCAAGTGCGGCGCGAGATCGGGGACAAGCGGGGGGAAGCCGAAACGCTGATGTACCTCGGCATGCTGGAATTTCAAGCGAAACATTTCGAAGCTGCGGCGAGGCATTTTGACGGAGCCATTTCGACAGCCAAGGCGATCGGGCATCCCGAGACGCTCTGGCGCGCGGAATGGGGGAAGGCCCGCGTGCTTCAGGAACAAGATAAGAAAACCGACGCCATTACCGCCCTCAAGGATTCGGTGGATGTCATTGAAGAGATCCGGCGCAGCGTGGCCCCGAATACGCTGGCGGACGCCATGTTTTTCGCCAACAAACAGGGCGTTTACGAACTGTTGATCCAGTTGCTGATCGAAACGGGAGATCATGAAAAAGCTTACGAGTACCTGGAGCGGTCCAAATCCAAACAGCTTCAGGACAAGATCAAGCTGACGTCGATTCCCTTCAAGAGCGCCCAGGTTCGAGGACTGATGAATGAGGCCGAAGACCTTTTCGACGCGGAGGCGAGATTGCGGGAACAGTTGGTGGCCGAACGGGCAAAGACCGAGCCCTTGCGCTCCTCCCGGAAGATCGATCATCTCAGCGAACTGCTCGCCGCCAACAAATCCCAGTTTTTCCGGGTGGTGAATGAATTGCGGCAGATTCATCCCGATTATGAGCGGTTCGTCACTGTGAAACCGCCGTCGCTCGCCAAGGTTCAGCGCCTGATTCCGGCCGACGCGCTCGTGCTGGAATACTTTCCCTCGGAGACGGCCCTCTATATCTTCGAAATTACCAACACCGAATTCAAATTGCGAAGCGTGGCCGTGTCACGGGAGCAGCTGAACTCCCTCGTTAAGACCTATCGGGGCGAGATGCGCAGTACGGTGGATCAGCTCCGCGCCCGCATGCTGACACGGACCCGCCGCATCCGCGGTCCCGCCCCCGCCGAGGTGGGACAGTCCTCCATGCCAACCGTGAGGGCTGCGGTCGTCCAACTCTACAGGGACCTGATCACACCTGTCGAAGAAGACATGGCCACCAAGAAAGTGATCACGATTATCCCTTCGGGTTTGCTCTACTATCTCCCGTTCCCGGCCCTGGCCAAGGAAGAGAACGGAAGTCTCAAGTACCTGATCGAATCGAAAGCGGTGTCCTATCTCTCGTCGTCCGATCTCTTTGATCTCGTGTTCGTCAAGAATCACAGCGATGAGCGTGACAACCTGGTGGCTTTCGGTAATCCGGATGGGACTCTCCCCTCGGCGCTCGATGAGGTGGAGCGGCTGAAGCTGATCTATCCGAATTCCAAAGTCTACATGCTGTGGGAAGCGAAGAAAGAACGGCTCTTTGATCTCCCGAAAGGGACCGATCTGCTGCATCTCGCCACGCACGGCCGCCTGGATAGCGCCGATGTCAATGAGAGCTATATCAAGATGGCCAGTGAAGGCACAAAAGGGATGGGTAAACTGAGGCTTTCGGAAATTTACGACCTGCCCTTGGAGAACACCTCGCTTGTCACCCTCTCCGCATGTGAGACCGCACTGGGAGAAAAGGATCCTGGAACCGAGATTGCTTCCCTGGCACAGGCCTTTTCGATTGCCGGAGCCAATACCGTGGTGGCCAGCCTCTGGGCCGTGTATGACCCTTCCACCGCCGAGATCATGGATAGTTTCTACCACGAATTGCGCAAGGGAGTCCCCAAAGCGGAAGCCTTACAACACGCCCAAATCGCGATCCTCCATAATCCCAAGTACGCCAATCCCTATTTCTGGGCGCCCTTCATCATGCTGGGAGACTGGCGGTAG